The nucleotide window ATCgacaatagaaaaaaaattgccaCTAAAAATGGTGGCCATAATTTGGGAAGGATTTATTATAACTTGGCATGCTTTGTTGGCTCTGTAGCAATATGGTTAGAGCACTGTTTCAGATTTGAGCAATTCGCTGTACcagatataaaataaaaaacctaataaaattgtttatccATCTGATATATGCATTGAGGTAAAAGGATAAACATTGGTCACACactttgcaaactttccagtctgAGCATTGATTGTTCAAAACAAGATTTTACAACAATAAGGTTGCATTGTATTTCTAGGTTTGCATTCAGCACCACGCAGTGCAGTTGGCTTCCAGACCGCATGCGTTACGACAACCAAACATTTTACGACAATGTACAAATTGGGTACAAGCGAGGACACAGCAACATCCGCAACCGTGACAGAGACATTAAGAAATTGCAGACGAGAGCTCTCCAAAAATTGACCAGAGTTCGTATTGTTGACAACGGTCCAACTGCGTTACAGCCGGTAATACGTTCCGCTAGGATCATTGAGATCTACACGAAGACAAAAAGACACGTTGGGGGGGTTGGTGATTTGTGCCTCATCACCAAGAATGGAGCCATGAAGAGAGCATTCATTGTGGGACAGAGGCAGAGCATGGGAATATTGAAAGCAAGAATGGATTCAAATAATGTCATAATTTTGGATAAAGATGGAAATCCTGAGGGAACAAGAATCACCGTTCCGATCCCGGCTTGGTTGCGTGGTTACGatccaaaaaagaaacatccCATATCAATGTCTAAACTGGTTGCAATTGCCAGTTCATTTGTTTAAAGATATTCTTGTGGCTAGAAAACTGCCGCAGTTtcttcattttaaattttgcccAAACATTGTTTAACGATGTGCGTCTTTGCGTAGTAAAACATCTCTGTAATaacattgaaatatttcaagtaCATTTTTTTATGAGCTGGCTTATGCTTAGCAGTCTGCTAAAATTATCAATTTTACAAAGAGAGCAAGGATAAAGTATCAACAATATTAAGATTATTACTATAAAGGactatattattattactcgAGGATATTATTTTCAAGACAGATGCATGTATTTGTGTAAATACAGATACAATAGAAAGAAAAAACATTAGATTCTCTTAAATAATGGAAACTGAGTTTATGAGTTGCGTTAGGTAGAACAGCCGGTAAGATTCTATCATAGTATTCCTTAGTTGATGCCATCACCACATAGTTGGCTGTAATTAATCATTGATAAAGTTGAAGCACAGCTGACTGGAAAACAAGCTCCATGTCAAAATACTAAGCCCTTGCGTCAATACATGGTCGCAGcggaaatttttattacaagtCAGAATGGAGACATTTTGTGAAGAGAAATCATCCAGTGACAAAGAAATTAACGCCTTTAAGTTCAGCGGGAAGATAAGTTTGGTCGGGGTCGTATTCATATTTGTATCCAGCCCCATAACCGAGGTCCTTCATCAGTTTCGTTGATGCATTTCTTAAATGTAACGGAACCTAACATAGAAATCAATGTCATGCTACCGGGAATATCAAGGAGAAAACGTTGAACACTTACACTTGGAATAGCTCCCTTGCAATCTTTTATACATGATTTTGCCTTTTCTAGGGCCAAATATGCTTCGACTGATTTTGGTGCACGAGACAGATAAACAACACATTGCGCAAGTGAAGCCTGTTAATGGAAACAATACACCAGTGATTAGTGTGTGCTTTGCAAATAGAACTGGATAAATTAAGCTCTTACATCACATTCAGGAAGCCCTATGTAGATGACTGCATGGTAGGTAGAGACTGCCAGGTTTAAAGCATTTGAATCAGCAAgacctgaaaaatattttcaaggaaattaattatttgatatttattGGAATGTAGGTACAAAAAATCTCAAGCCAGGACACCAGCCATTAAAAGCAACCACATAACACCAGTCAAGgtaatattaaaaatacacaaaacaaattgaGCATGACAACCCTGCaacacaaaaagcaaaataagtttgacaaaaaattttcctgGAGCTGAAGTGAATGATCTCACCAACGTCTTCACTTGCGATTCGAATCAACCTCCTGGCAATGAACTTTGGATCCTCACCTCCAACAATCATGCGCGTCAGCCAATACAGAGCCGCGTTGTCATCACCGCCACGGATAGACTTATGCAGGGCGGATATTACTTCATAGTGTTGGTCACCTGTAATATTCTTATTTGTACACCTCAATTATATGATTCAGAGTTACAACATGCTTCTACCCGAACGATCGTAAAGCACGTGACTTCTTTCCAAACTTTTATTGATGAGAGCATCATCAATGACTTGTTTTCCGTCACTTGATTTCAAGGATTCAACGGCGATTTGCAGTCCATTAAGGGCAGTGCGAGCATCACCGTCACACACATTTGCCAGTAGTTGAAGTGCTGACTGATAAATCACAATCTCCTTATCGCTCCCCGTATCGATCTCGTCGGTTGTAAGTTTGTGAGAGATCACATCAGCATTTGGAAGAAGCATTTTGACTGCTCTTGTAAGAACAGACTCAACATCTGATGGTGACAGCTTGTTAAGCACAACCACCCTGCACCTGCTCAGGAGAGCTGAATTGAGGGAAAATGACGGGTTCTCTGTGGTGGCCCCTAGAAGAACGATCGTCCCATTTTCAACGTGGGGCAAAAATGTGTCTTGTTGAAGCTTATTAAATCTATGGATTTCATCAATGAACAATATTGTTCTAcgttgaaacatttttttttcatttgctgCCACTCTAATGATGGCCTGCACGTCAGCTTTGCCTGTATTTGTGGCAGACAACTTCACAAACCGAACAGGATTCTTATTGGGTGAAGCGCGAGCTTTGCAGGCAATAATATTTGCCAACGTGGTCTTCCCACATCCTGGAGGTCCCCAAAATATCATCGATGGAGTGATGTTGTTGTTGATCAACTGAAAAAGAGAAGTCTCTCTTCCAACCACCTTGACCTGACCTACAAATTCTTCCAACGTGGCAGGCCGGGCCATCTCAGCCAGAGGTCGGGGAAATCCTGTGGTTTGCAACTTGCTGGTTGTTGAAACGTTCAGAGTGTTCGGACCATGACAGCCCACGCCTGCATTCTTGCTCGATGTTTCTGCCTCCTCTTTCTTGCCCAACTTTCTAGAATTAGGGAATTGGCTCCATGGTGAAGATCTTTTAAGAAGATTTGGTGCACTTGTTTTCTCAGTGGCATGCCCACTACTGGTCTCATTACTTTTTGTTCCATTGCAATGTTGCACGTGACTGAAAATAAGAGGAGATGAAAAGTGTTTAAAGCACATGGGGCATTTTACAGCATTTGCTCTCTCCGACATTCTGACAAAATATTGGGATGTTTCTTTTTATTCCTTTGCCTttacttattttttttaaatccaaTAAGTTGAGCAAACTGGTCGGTTTGATTCTGGCGATCTTTGAGATCACTGGAAGACAATCTCTGTCCCTTCAGTATTTCTTGAGATATTTGGCTTTGGACAGACTCTTGAGTAACATAAGCATACGAGATTACACCAACCAAAGTTATTGGAACTGCTGCTCTCAGAAATTCTGCAAGTcccattttagaaaaatcACAAATTGGTTCCTAGAGTTAACAGTCATAGATGTTGCAAAATATCTGAAGATCACAATTTTATTCGATAAATCGTTGTAAGGTTCACATTCTCTTCAACCTCTATATTCTTTGAAATAAAGTCTTAACAGGGTGACCAGTCAATCAAGGTCGAAAATGTGGCACGCGTCAACCACGTGCGCGCCACACTTTATCATCAGACAAGGCAAACTAAAACTAGCATGTATGAGTGATCAGCATTCTTTGAACTATGCTGGGTTGTCGGGGCAGAAGCCCGACTGGAAAGTCTAACAGCAGTTACTATCACGCGCCACATTTTTATGCCTAGTGGCGCGGGAAATTGTCGGTGTCGTCACCAATGCTGGCGCGTATTGCGAGTAAGTCGCATGTGTCGCGTTACATCATAAAGTTATGCTTCaagtaaaatatgaaacaggatatagtttggcgctcttaaggttaactttatatttctcaacacgagctttcgcaagcataactTTGCTTCTTCGGGTGTACTCTGAAAAAAACGTATAATGTAAGCATGCATGCATGTATGTATGCTGGTAACATTCGTAATCTAACAAGCTAAACCTACCAATTGTAGGCCTATaaagaaagtaaaaatttttgaagaattAATAagattaaagaaaaaagcaacgAATCCTTCTTTCGAGTTACAGTAGGTGTGACTATTTCTATTGCACAGTGTGCCATAGGCGTTTAGGCTTACTTTGCGCACATACAGtaacagaaataataaaattaccaCGGAATAGGATGTGAAAGTATATTTGGCAGACAGGTATGTGTATTTGCATAAATAGGAATACTTATAAGTGCACGTGCAAATAAACATGGCTGACCAAACTAAAATGCTCAGCACATAAGCCTACCTGGAATTTCACTAAAAAACATCAACCTTGTTATGCTCATATAAAAGATGTATATACGTGTCATAATCAATTTATACGTGATCAAATATTAATAGCCTACACCAGTGTTGTAATAACTCGAGAAACTGACTGGACTCGATTCATATTTTTTGATGACTCAACTTAAAATGACTCTAGTTACGTTATGACAATGGTGACGGCAAGAAGGATAACTTTCGGTAACAAAAACGGATATCTTTCTAAAACCTTGCAACTCCCTGGAAAAACTATCTACCAGATAAGTTTGTACACATTTATGAAGTCATATTAACCAATTTCATGCAAAGCAAAATGTGAcgtgaaaatagtttttacgTTAAAGGCATTGACTTAACTTGATTAGAGTTGTAAAGGAATGAttggttgttgttgttgttgaacttgactgttccagtcactccaatacaatGTTCGTTTGTCCTAATGTTTATGGCGCTCGATGAtaaatgagcctcaaggtcgttaATTGCTTTATCAACCCTAGACCGattgttcagctaaaagctgattgtcttgtgaagccgacaagcaaagttgtctaacttgacactgaacttctttAATTTGTATTCATCAGTAGATTGCACAAGaatgttgattgtataaactggttatattgtttcttgtttaaacgattacaaattgacagaacattggcacatcaacagcatTTCATTCAACAGTTAATACTACCGTATAGCATTTAGACTAGTAGACTTCAGCTATTTTCAACTGTATTAAGTTACTGGTTGCTGGTAATTcttaatgcaactgtacgACTTTTTACAGCAGGCCAAAATACATATGAAAAAAGGCATGACGAAATATGATCGCATAAGTTGCAGCGGCAATCAGGAAACTGTCGTGACGTAGAGTTAAACTTTACTGATACGTCACTTAacgacgagaattctatgttttacacaattttatattacattaattcataatattatcacagaGTCACAACTcaaaatgactcgagtcagaaaaaaatgacttggttacaactctgcaaattaaaatgatatttataaacttcatatgAATGAATAAGTGaagagaaaacaaatttcgGTTACTTTGTTCACGACAACTATTTTATGGATCGGTCAAGTTGTCGTCGTAACTGATGTTGAAGATGTTTTCTTGACTTAATTTGTTTCAGCAGGATGAGTTAACTTTGCGTGTTCACGATCGGAAAACAAATAAGCTTAATatccaaaatttatttagataATCCAGTAATGCAAATCCTTAATCCAACAAACTATTCGACATATTGGAACAAAATTTTGGATTTCTCTGCCTAATGATTCGAAACTTTTGGAAAATAAGACAATTtcttatcaaaattaaaaagttattttgcttCATCATCACACTGCGTGACACTATGCGACAATTGCAATTATGCGCTGTGTGAATCTGCACTCCAGCACCAAGCACTTTCGTACATTTTATTGCACTATGCACttgtttttctctttattatttacatattttcaattgtattTCACTAATGGATGTTTATTGGCTTTAAGTCAAATTCTGTTATTGAGTGTAGGCAGCATTTAGTAATACTGGAACTGTAATTATATTGACGAGGTTTCactgaatttttaaaaacagttcacttgctttatttttctttaaacttcAAAATAGTTAGCCTAAAGCTTTCCTCAACCACATGCCACAAAATTTGTTGCTGCCAAACTCTAGACATAGGCAGTAAGCATCCAGCATGCGCACGGCAAGTAGGCTACCTTTCGATAAAGCACTTTGATAAgattgtgataaatatatcacttaatataatataaaattgtgtacgacatagaattctcgtctatcgaatcagcgaagcataacactgcgtgacgtaatcgatgcttccctcttactgtgcgtgcattttgattcattcagtcccttttggtttctacgttcaacgccgcaacatgtctttgtgctgttgctgtcacagtgttctatcttgatgtattcgttcaaagaagcttcaaatataatcagattatacagtagtcattcctgtgtcattattgctgaagtctatcaaagttcactgttaagttatacacaaggaaacagactttgtagtgtaagtgggtaaaccttacaggcaAAGGGATcaatataccacttttcattacaaaatggtGCCCCGAGTGAGGACGAATTGACGATAAAAAAAAAGACATTTCCATTACAAGTGTGGTGGAGCCGAAATCGCTGAGAACtacgcttttcttttttgagcaacctatgaacaattaaatttgaggttgAGAGAAG belongs to Clavelina lepadiformis chromosome 6, kaClaLepa1.1, whole genome shotgun sequence and includes:
- the LOC143461854 gene encoding large ribosomal subunit protein uL14m-like isoform X2, yielding MHSKSATTSRFAFSTTQCSWLPDRMRYDNQTFYDNVQIGYKRGHSNIRNRDRDIKKLQTRALQKLTRVRIVDNGPTALQPVIRSARIIEIYTKTKRHVGGVGDLCLITKNGAMKRAFIVGQRQSMGILKARMDSNNVIILDKDGNPEGTRITVPIPAWLRGYDPKKKHPISMSKLVAIASSFV
- the LOC143461854 gene encoding large ribosomal subunit protein uL14m-like isoform X1; this encodes MEILLRNFCLFSSASVHPRSLRLQRFAFSTTQCSWLPDRMRYDNQTFYDNVQIGYKRGHSNIRNRDRDIKKLQTRALQKLTRVRIVDNGPTALQPVIRSARIIEIYTKTKRHVGGVGDLCLITKNGAMKRAFIVGQRQSMGILKARMDSNNVIILDKDGNPEGTRITVPIPAWLRGYDPKKKHPISMSKLVAIASSFV
- the LOC143461849 gene encoding ATPase WRNIP1-like, with the protein product MSERANAVKCPMCFKHFSSPLIFSHVQHCNGTKSNETSSGHATEKTSAPNLLKRSSPWSQFPNSRKLGKKEEAETSSKNAGVGCHGPNTLNVSTTSKLQTTGFPRPLAEMARPATLEEFVGQVKVVGRETSLFQLINNNITPSMIFWGPPGCGKTTLANIIACKARASPNKNPVRFVKLSATNTGKADVQAIIRVAANEKKMFQRRTILFIDEIHRFNKLQQDTFLPHVENGTIVLLGATTENPSFSLNSALLSRCRVVVLNKLSPSDVESVLTRAVKMLLPNADVISHKLTTDEIDTGSDKEIVIYQSALQLLANVCDGDARTALNGLQIAVESLKSSDGKQVIDDALINKSLERSHVLYDRSGDQHYEVISALHKSIRGGDDNAALYWLTRMIVGGEDPKFIARRLIRIASEDVGLADSNALNLAVSTYHAVIYIGLPECDASLAQCVVYLSRAPKSVEAYLALEKAKSCIKDCKGAIPSVPLHLRNASTKLMKDLGYGAGYKYEYDPDQTYLPAELKGVNFFVTG